A portion of the Drosophila innubila isolate TH190305 chromosome 3L unlocalized genomic scaffold, UK_Dinn_1.0 0_D_3L, whole genome shotgun sequence genome contains these proteins:
- the LOC117787426 gene encoding semaphorin-5A has product MLILKYDNMQHQLWLLILLLLTLQGPRNTGALMNNYQAQSNYELLENDSRYISYQDLMSSAKRFYEPETSWYSEVLYDVSRNQVIVGARDTLYRMSFDLVPLERASWEATPEKIFMCQQKGQSERWCRNYVRVLHSYGENQLYACGTNAFQPSCSWRQMENLTVTEFDDGVVKCPFHPQANSTSLLQSNGNMFVGTATDFSGSDVAIIRAPVQSNGVERKRFLRTKQYNNNWLNGAQFVGSFEAGNFVYFLLRESAAEHMSCGKAIYSRIARVCKNDAGGDQVLRDNWTSFLKARLNCSLPGDYPYYFDEIQGMTYAESEHVLYATFSTSGSSIYGSAVCAYNLSAINDAFEGAFKHQEHSDAAWKTVNTPQRSQFQCASGATAFNHLLESSRYQLMDQAIQPIGAQPLYHSRLERFKHIALDVVRTKTELLHVLFVSSSGNHIKKLSVKYGQTDEEIQTCLVELWQADDTGSTALLHMSYLKVTESLYLGTDLALTRIPAQRCNRHVSQSSCFNAMDPYCGWNELVERCTPLDPTVQQPWLQPTVFSCPVLNAPIDGGWSAWSEWNDCQQHEQSDSNCLCRQRNCNNPQPQHGGATCEGISTQVTNCTQHGGWTDWSPWSPCSQTCGIAVKTKRRSCGNPRPAHGGRMCVGSEHAEMYCSNLPPCPVAKPQAVDGGWGPWGEWSECSAQCGGGFRMRRRECDDPRPLNGGLDCPGCRLDYEDCNMQSCAEVRKYSSWTPWLTATATAGNASEPHVEKRFRFTCRATSADASSVKISLLKEDTRNCRPDGSCQRLNDHEQAESESDWSPCSVSCGGGVQHRRGRNSINRACNLQACPVDVDQQPDNNIDNQLEHEWSCWSEWSSCSVTCGLGVKRRTRKCLGGHERLCAGRALEEQKCEMVPCEDFLGWSEWSEWSGCSNDGIRVRHRRCNVEQPTSQECRGAEFEKTACVPGECDEIQSASGGTVTIVILVMLLFTAACCLVTYHFTRRRFLLNVEEALNKTTTTTASFDTYPNQYSSLPTKDYYEQRPKRQSSFRMPAKTSNIGGGTLNRNNMHHNNTPKVLAKTYNDCETGTLKRQSALNNCRPSIDDEKF; this is encoded by the exons atgttaattttaaaatatgacaatATGCAGCACCAGCTGTGGCTTCTAATACTACTACTCTTAACCCTACAAGGCCCAAGGAATACTGGGGCCCTAATGAACAACTATCAAGCGCAGTCGAACTATGAATTATTGGAAAATGATTCGCGTTATATATCATATCAAG ATTTAATGTCATCAGCCAAACGATTCTACGAACCCGAAACGAGTTGGTATTCCGAGGTGTTATATGATGTGTCCAGAAACCAAGTTATTGTCGGTGCTAG AGACACCTTGTACCGCATGTCGTTCGACTTGGTGCCGCTGGAGCGGGCCAGCTGGGAGGCGACGCCAGAGAAGATATTCATGTGCCAGCAGAAAGGCCAGTCGGAGCGATGGTGTCGCAACTATGTGCGCGTGCTCCACAGCTACGGTGAGAACCAACTATACGCGTGTGGGACGAACGCCTTCCAGCCAAGCTGCTCATGGCGCCAG ATGGAAAACCTGACAGTCACCGAGTTTGACGATGGCGTTGTCAAGTGCCCCTTTCATCCACAGGCAAATAGCACCAGCCTCTTGCAATCCAATGGCAACATGTTCGTCGGCACCGCCACCGACTTCTCCGGCAGCGATGTGGCCATCATACGTGCTCCCGTCCAATCCAATGGG GTGGAGCGAAAACGTTTCCTGCGCACCAagcaatacaacaacaattggctaAATGGAGCTCAATTTGTGGGCAGCTTTGAAGCTGGCAACTTTGTCTACTTCCTACTACGCGAATCCGCCGCAGAGCACATGAGTTGTGGCAAG GCAATCTATTCCCGGATAGCGCGAGTCTGCAAGAACGATGCTGGCGGGGATCAGGTGTTGAGGGATAACTGGACATCGTTCTTAAAGGCACGTCTGAATTGCTCCTTACCAGGGGATTATCCGTATTACTTTGATGAGATCCAGGGCATGACATATGCAGAATCGGAGCATGTGCTCTATGCCACTTTTAGCACATCGGG ATCGAGTATCTATGGATCTGCTGTGTGTGCCTACAATCTGAGTGCAATCAATGACGCCTTTGAGGGCGCCTTCAAGCACCAGGAGCACTCGGATGCAGCCTGGAAGACAGTGAATACTCCACAGCGGAGTCAGTTCCAATGTGCCAGCGGTGCCACAGCCTTTAACCATCTGCTGGAGAGTTCGCGTTATCAGTTGATGGATCAGGCCATTCAACCGATTGGAGCACAACCGCTTTATCACTCCCGCCTGGAGAGATTCAAACACATTGCTCTGGATGTGGTGCGGACAAAGACGGAGCTGCTGCACGTGCTCTTCGTTTCCAGCAGCGGCAATCACATCAAGAAGCTGTCGGTGAAGTATGGACAGACGGATGAGGAGATCCAGACATGTCTGGTGGAGCTGTGGCAAGCGGATGACACGGGCAGCACCGCCCTCCTGCACATGTCCTATCTGAAGGTCACGGAATCGTTGTACCTGGGCACGGATCTGGCCTTAACCCGCATTCCCGCCCAACGCTGCAATCGCCATGTGTCGCAGTCGAGTTGCTTTAATGCCATGGATCCGTATTGTGGCTGGAATGAGCTCGTGGAGCGTTGTACTCCACTCGATCCCACGGTGCAACAGCCCTGGCTGCAGCCCACTGTATTTAGCTGTCCGGTGTTAAATGCACCCATCGATGGCGGCTGGTCCGCCTGGTCGGAATGGAACGATTGCCAGCAACATGAGCAATCTGATAGCAATTGCTTGTGCCGCCAGAGGAACTGCAATAATCCGCAGCCACAGCATGGTGGCGCCACATGCGAGGGCATCAGCACCCAGGTGACGAACTGCACCCAACACGGTGGCTGGACGGATTGGTCCCCGTGGTCGCCGTGCTCCCAAACCTGCGGCATTGCGGTGAAGACCAAACGACGCAGCTGCGGCAATCCACGGCCGGCGCACGGTGGACGCATGTGTGTGGGCTCCGAGCATGCCGAGATGTACTGCAGCAATCTGCCGCCGTGTCCGGTGGCCAAGCCGCAAGCTGTGGACGGCGGATGGGGTCCCTGGGGCGAGTGGAGCGAGTGCAGCGCCCAATGTGGTGGCGGCTTTCGTATGCGACGCCGTGAATGTGATGATCCCAGGCCACTCAACGGGGGATTGGATTGTCCGGGCTGCCGGCTGGATTACGAGGATTGCAATATGCAAAGCTGCGCCGAGGTGCGCAAGTATAGCTCCTGGACACCTTGGctaacagcaacggcaacggctgGCAATGCCAGCGAGCCGCATGTGGAGAAGAGATTCCGTTTCACGTGCCGCGCCACCAGCGCCGACGCCAGCTCTGTGAAGATCAGTCTGCTCAAGGAGGACACTCGCAACTGTCGTCCGGATGGCAGCTGTCAGCGATTGAATGACCACGAGCAAGCGGAATCTGAGTCCGATTGGTCGCCCTGCAGTGTCAGCTGTGGAGGAGGAGTCCAGCATCGACGTGGACGCAATTCGATAAATCGCGCTTGTAATCTTCAAGCGTGTCCCGTGGATGTGGATCAGCAGCCGGACAATAACATTGACAATCAGCTGGAGCACGAGTGGAGCTGCTGGTCGGAGTGGTCCAGTTGCTCGGTGACCTGTGGCCTGGGCGTGAAACGGCGCACACGCAAGTGTCTGGGCGGGCACGAAAGACTCTGTGCAGGACGTGCCCTGGAGGAGCAAAAGTGCGAGATGGTGCCCTGTGAAG ACTTTCTCGGCTGGAGCGAGTGGAGTGAATGGTCAGGCTGCTCCAATGATGGCATACGTGTGCGTCATCGTCGCTGCAACGTGGAGCAGCCCACATCCCAAGAGTGTCGCGGCGCCGAGTTCGAGAAGACCGCCTGTGTGCCCGGCGAATGTGATG AAATTCAAAGCGCATCGGGCGGAACTGTGACTATTGTTATCTTGGTCATGCTCTTGTTCACGGCAGCCTGTTGTCTGGTCACGTATCATTTTACGAGGCGTCGCTTCCTGCTCAACGTGGAGGAGGCGCTCAATaagacgacaacaacgacggcCAGCTTCGACACGTATCCCAATCAGTATTCCAGCTTGCCCACCAAGGAT TATTACGAGCAACGCCCAAAACGTCAGAGCAGTTTCCGCATGCCCGCCAAGACGAGCAACATTGGCGGTGGCACGCTCAATCGCAACAACATgcaccacaacaacacacCAAAGGTTCTGGCCAAGACCTACAACGATTGTGAGACTGGCACTTTGAAGCGTCAGTCGGCGCTCAACAATTGCCGTCCCAGTATCGACGATGAAAAGTTTTAG